One Opitutus sp. ER46 genomic region harbors:
- a CDS encoding PatB family C-S lyase — protein MTFDFETPINRHGTDSQKWQKYAGRDVLPMWVADMDFVSPPAILEALHRRVDHGVFGYARPTDSTVTAVVQGLAQRYGWAIDPAWLVWLPGLVVGLNVTAQAFAAPGDEVLSLSPVYPPFMTAPKNSGRVSVTVPWAGRTSRWEIDWEQLEAAVTPRTKLFFLCNPHNPLARVWRRDELLRLADFCARHNLVLCSDEIHCDLILDPQLPHVPTASLGADIAARTITLMAPSKTYNVPGLGTSFAVIPDSALRAQFVRATAGIVAEVTTLGFTACEAAYSHCEPWRQALLATLRGNRDFLLEFLAREMPAIRVDAPIEATYLAWLNVSALGLPDPVAHFEQHGVGLSDGAFFGAPRGSHLRLNFGCPRSVLAEALRRMKQGLRG, from the coding sequence ATGACTTTCGATTTCGAGACGCCGATCAACCGGCACGGCACTGATTCACAGAAGTGGCAGAAGTACGCGGGGCGTGACGTCCTGCCGATGTGGGTGGCGGACATGGACTTTGTCTCGCCGCCCGCGATCCTCGAGGCCCTGCACCGGCGCGTGGACCACGGCGTCTTCGGGTACGCGCGCCCCACGGACTCCACGGTGACCGCGGTCGTGCAGGGGCTCGCGCAACGCTACGGCTGGGCGATCGACCCGGCGTGGCTCGTGTGGCTGCCCGGACTCGTGGTCGGCCTGAACGTCACCGCCCAGGCCTTTGCCGCCCCGGGCGACGAGGTGCTCTCGCTGAGCCCCGTATACCCTCCGTTCATGACCGCGCCCAAGAACAGCGGGCGCGTCTCCGTGACCGTCCCCTGGGCCGGCCGCACCAGCCGCTGGGAGATCGACTGGGAGCAGCTCGAGGCCGCCGTCACGCCGCGCACGAAGCTCTTCTTCCTCTGCAACCCGCACAACCCGCTCGCCCGGGTCTGGCGGCGGGACGAACTCCTCCGGCTCGCCGACTTCTGCGCGCGGCACAACCTGGTGCTCTGCTCGGACGAGATTCACTGCGATCTGATTCTCGACCCCCAGTTGCCCCACGTGCCGACCGCATCGCTGGGCGCCGACATTGCCGCGCGCACCATCACGCTGATGGCGCCGAGCAAGACGTACAACGTGCCGGGACTCGGCACCTCCTTCGCCGTCATCCCCGACTCAGCGCTCCGCGCGCAGTTCGTCCGCGCCACCGCCGGGATCGTGGCCGAGGTCACCACGCTCGGCTTCACGGCCTGCGAGGCGGCGTACAGCCATTGCGAACCGTGGCGGCAGGCCCTCCTCGCCACGCTGCGCGGCAACCGTGATTTTCTCCTCGAGTTTCTCGCCCGCGAAATGCCTGCGATCCGCGTCGATGCCCCCATCGAGGCCACCTACCTCGCCTGGCTCAACGTGAGCGCACTCGGCCTGCCGGACCCGGTCGCCCATTTCGAGCAGCACGGCGTCGGCCTCAGCGACGGCGCCTTCTTCGGTGCCCCGCGCGGCTCCCACCTGCGCCTGAATTTCGGCTGCCCGCGCTCGGTCCTCGCTGAAGCGCTACGGCGGATGAAGCAGGGGCTCCGCGGCTGA
- the dusB gene encoding tRNA dihydrouridine synthase DusB, which produces MRLGPYELSSNLFLSPLAGYTNLPMRLTVRELGGLGWATTDLVNARSLIERNRGAMRLVATAPQDQPLAIQLFGGVPEEMRDAAIICQELGAQSVDINMGCPVPKVVRVGGGSAMMTELDKTAALVRGMVAAVKIPVTAKMRLGWDDQNLTAPDLVRVLENAGIAAVFVHGRTRAQGFSGRVNLAGIRQVVAAARHIPVIGNGDVTTPEAAREMITQTGCAGVSIGRGAFYDPWIFRRTHRLLTTGELLPEPEFAERIHVLRRHFERYVEFYGEEHGARLFRRVAPWYAKRFGPAKPFKRRIITITSRADFEAAIAEYLEWRAQFCDASGRLDVRYAPAPLVASFMRPESEDGERDAIPVPKGPVELW; this is translated from the coding sequence ATGCGCCTGGGGCCCTACGAGCTCTCCTCGAACCTGTTCCTGTCTCCACTGGCTGGTTACACCAACCTGCCGATGCGGTTGACCGTGCGCGAACTCGGCGGGCTCGGCTGGGCCACCACTGATCTCGTCAACGCCCGCTCGCTCATCGAGCGCAACCGCGGCGCCATGCGCCTCGTCGCCACCGCGCCCCAGGACCAGCCGCTCGCGATCCAGCTCTTCGGCGGCGTGCCCGAGGAGATGCGCGATGCCGCCATCATCTGCCAGGAACTCGGCGCCCAGTCGGTCGACATCAACATGGGCTGCCCCGTCCCAAAAGTCGTCCGCGTCGGCGGCGGCTCGGCCATGATGACCGAACTCGACAAGACCGCGGCCCTCGTGCGCGGCATGGTCGCGGCGGTGAAGATTCCCGTGACCGCCAAGATGCGGCTCGGCTGGGACGACCAGAACCTCACCGCGCCGGACCTCGTCCGCGTGCTCGAGAACGCCGGCATCGCCGCGGTGTTCGTGCACGGCCGCACGCGGGCGCAGGGTTTCTCCGGCCGCGTGAATCTCGCGGGCATTCGGCAGGTCGTCGCCGCCGCGCGCCACATCCCGGTGATCGGCAACGGTGACGTCACCACGCCCGAGGCCGCGCGCGAGATGATCACCCAGACCGGCTGCGCCGGCGTGAGCATCGGCCGCGGCGCCTTCTACGACCCGTGGATCTTCCGGCGTACCCACCGCCTCCTCACGACGGGCGAACTGTTGCCCGAACCGGAGTTCGCCGAGCGCATCCACGTCCTCCGGCGCCACTTCGAACGTTACGTGGAGTTCTACGGCGAGGAACATGGCGCCCGGCTGTTCCGCCGGGTGGCCCCGTGGTACGCCAAGCGCTTCGGCCCGGCGAAACCCTTCAAGCGCCGGATCATCACCATCACCTCGCGCGCGGACTTCGAGGCCGCCATCGCCGAGTACCTCGAGTGGCGCGCCCAGTTTTGCGACGCCAGCGGCCGGCTCGACGTGCGCTATGCGCCCGCCCCGCTCGTAGCGTCATTCATGCGCCCGGAGAGCGAAGATGGCGAACGCGACGCCATCCCCGTCCCCAAGGGCCCGGTCGAGCTCTGGTAG
- a CDS encoding MarC family NAAT transporter, which translates to MQNFRHFWELTLGTVIALLPLINPLASAPTFLAITEGDTPQRRHQQLRAACLYMVAILVAFLVGGTFIMGFFGISIPGLRIAGGLLVAGIGSGLLMGPGGDLTNDARDEAKAKRDVSFSPLAMPLFAGPGSIAMTIGFTSLATAWTDYVAIILGIVIVAIISYITLRLADRVVKIVGVNGMQALSKIMGFLILCIGIQFVVNGVLGILTDKEVIGAIRAAFQGR; encoded by the coding sequence ATGCAGAACTTCCGCCACTTTTGGGAACTCACCCTGGGCACCGTCATCGCCCTGCTTCCGCTGATCAACCCGCTCGCCTCTGCCCCCACGTTCCTGGCGATCACGGAAGGCGACACGCCGCAACGGCGGCACCAGCAGCTCCGCGCGGCGTGCCTCTACATGGTCGCCATCCTCGTGGCTTTCCTGGTTGGCGGCACGTTCATCATGGGCTTCTTCGGCATCTCCATTCCGGGCCTGCGCATCGCCGGCGGCCTGCTGGTTGCAGGCATCGGCTCCGGCCTGCTGATGGGCCCCGGCGGTGACCTCACCAACGACGCCCGCGACGAGGCGAAGGCGAAACGTGACGTCTCGTTCTCGCCCCTCGCGATGCCGCTGTTCGCCGGCCCCGGCTCGATCGCCATGACCATCGGCTTCACCTCGCTCGCCACCGCGTGGACCGACTACGTCGCGATCATCCTCGGGATCGTGATCGTCGCGATCATTTCCTACATCACGCTCCGGCTCGCCGACCGCGTCGTGAAGATCGTCGGCGTGAACGGGATGCAGGCGCTCTCGAAGATCATGGGCTTCCTGATCCTGTGCATCGGCATCCAGTTCGTCGTGAACGGCGTGCTCGGCATCCTCACGGACAAGGAAGTCATCGGCGCCATTCGCGCCGCGTTCCAGGGCCGTTGA
- a CDS encoding Hsp20/alpha crystallin family protein, which translates to MRLIRYTYPNYRSLAPSYSGLGRSPWSGLETEMDRLFETALRDFGGVVNNDQFPVDLFEDADHAYVRAELPGLSRDDINVEMAEGNLTISGKRKSEGPEGEETFSFSRSVRLPDEVDSGKVSASYEHGVLTVTLPKREEAKPKKITVSVK; encoded by the coding sequence ATGAGACTCATCCGTTACACCTATCCCAACTACCGCAGCCTGGCTCCTTCCTACAGCGGGCTGGGCCGCTCGCCCTGGTCCGGTCTCGAGACCGAGATGGACCGGCTCTTCGAAACCGCGCTGCGCGACTTCGGAGGCGTCGTGAACAACGACCAGTTCCCGGTCGATCTTTTTGAAGATGCCGACCACGCGTACGTCCGGGCGGAGCTGCCCGGTCTGAGTCGCGACGACATCAATGTCGAGATGGCCGAGGGCAATCTGACGATTTCCGGCAAGCGCAAGTCCGAAGGCCCGGAGGGCGAGGAGACCTTTTCGTTCAGCCGCTCCGTCCGCCTGCCCGACGAGGTCGATTCCGGCAAGGTCAGCGCCAGCTACGAGCACGGCGTCCTGACCGTCACGCTGCCGAAGCGTGAGGAAGCCAAGCCGAAGAAGATCACGGTGTCCGTGAAGTAA
- a CDS encoding TerC family protein produces MSTALAVISTMPWWAWVGFFVLITLMLALDLGVFQRNAHEVKMREALIWCGVWATLAVSFGGLVWWTEGAELGQQYLAAYLVELCLSVDNVFVFIVVFSFFGVEPRYQHRVLFWGIIGAVVMRAAFILIGVGIISRFHWILYIFGAFLIYTGIKLALPGKDEEVDPSHNIAVRFFRRHFPVSDRFHGSHFFVRENGRWVATLLFIVLIVIETTDVVFALDSLPAVLAITKNSFVALTSNIFAILGLRSLYFALNGIMKLFRFLKIGLAVILCFIGVKMLGEHWFHITTGTSLAVIGCVLATSILMSLLIPAAGADKTPVVTPKGDDHN; encoded by the coding sequence ATGTCTACCGCCCTAGCTGTGATTTCGACCATGCCCTGGTGGGCGTGGGTTGGTTTCTTTGTGCTGATCACGCTCATGCTGGCGCTCGATCTGGGTGTCTTCCAGCGCAACGCCCACGAGGTGAAGATGCGCGAAGCCCTGATCTGGTGCGGCGTCTGGGCCACCCTCGCCGTCAGTTTCGGCGGACTCGTCTGGTGGACCGAAGGCGCGGAGCTCGGCCAACAATATCTGGCTGCCTACCTCGTCGAGCTCTGCCTGAGCGTCGACAACGTCTTCGTCTTCATCGTGGTGTTCTCGTTCTTCGGCGTGGAACCGAGATACCAGCATCGGGTGCTCTTCTGGGGCATTATCGGCGCCGTGGTCATGCGCGCCGCGTTCATCCTGATCGGCGTCGGCATCATCTCCCGCTTCCACTGGATCCTCTACATCTTCGGCGCGTTCCTGATCTACACCGGCATCAAGCTCGCCCTGCCCGGCAAGGATGAGGAGGTCGATCCCTCCCACAACATCGCCGTCCGGTTCTTCCGCCGCCACTTCCCCGTCAGCGACCGCTTCCACGGCTCGCATTTCTTCGTCCGCGAGAATGGCCGCTGGGTGGCCACCCTGCTGTTCATCGTCCTGATCGTCATCGAGACCACCGACGTGGTCTTCGCGCTCGATTCCCTGCCGGCCGTGCTGGCGATCACCAAGAACAGCTTCGTCGCGCTGACCTCGAACATCTTCGCGATCCTCGGACTCCGGTCGCTCTACTTCGCCCTCAACGGCATCATGAAGCTCTTTCGCTTCCTGAAGATCGGCCTCGCCGTAATCCTCTGCTTCATCGGCGTGAAGATGCTCGGCGAACACTGGTTCCATATCACCACTGGCACCTCCCTCGCCGTCATCGGCTGCGTCCTGGCCACTTCGATTCTGATGAGCCTGCTCATCCCGGCGGCGGGCGCCGACAAGACTCCGGTGGTCACGCCGAAGGGCGACGACCACAACTGA
- the rarD gene encoding EamA family transporter RarD: MPPAPPTPAASRGAFAAIACYLLWGLVPLYWKQLADINALELIAHRHVWSLVFVLGLVLLQGGLRDVRAALSGPRAFLINFVSATLLTGNWLVYVWGVNTGHVVEASLGYFLVPLVNVATGRFLLHEHLRRAQWISITCAAFGVALLVYQLGRPPWIALALAATWGGYSLMRKQSPLGALTGLTVETLLLAPFAIALLLWWHHTGVGALGRVGLGRSLLVVSAGVITAVPLILFAYGARRIRLSTLGLLQYITPSVQFVLGVWVYHEPFPHERVLCFGFIWAGLALYTADSIWTQRKRVAALGRD; encoded by the coding sequence GTGCCTCCCGCACCTCCCACACCCGCCGCCTCACGCGGCGCCTTCGCCGCCATTGCCTGCTACCTGCTCTGGGGTCTCGTGCCCCTGTACTGGAAGCAGTTGGCGGACATCAACGCCCTCGAGCTCATCGCGCACCGGCATGTCTGGTCGCTCGTGTTTGTCCTCGGTCTCGTGCTGCTGCAGGGCGGTTTGCGCGACGTGCGCGCCGCGCTTTCGGGTCCGCGCGCCTTCCTCATCAACTTCGTCAGCGCGACGCTCCTGACCGGCAACTGGCTGGTTTATGTCTGGGGCGTGAACACCGGCCATGTCGTCGAGGCGAGTCTCGGCTACTTCCTGGTGCCGCTAGTCAATGTCGCGACCGGCCGCTTCCTCCTGCACGAGCACCTGCGCCGCGCGCAGTGGATTTCCATCACCTGCGCCGCGTTCGGCGTCGCGCTGCTGGTGTATCAGCTCGGCCGGCCGCCGTGGATCGCGCTGGCGCTCGCCGCCACCTGGGGCGGCTACAGCCTCATGCGCAAGCAGTCGCCGCTGGGCGCGCTCACCGGTCTGACGGTCGAGACGCTGCTGCTGGCGCCTTTCGCCATCGCGCTGCTCCTGTGGTGGCACCACACCGGCGTCGGCGCGCTCGGGCGCGTGGGCCTCGGCCGCAGCCTGCTCGTGGTCAGCGCGGGCGTCATCACCGCGGTCCCGCTGATCCTGTTCGCGTATGGGGCGCGGCGGATACGGCTGTCGACGCTTGGGCTGCTGCAATACATCACCCCGAGCGTGCAGTTCGTGCTCGGCGTGTGGGTGTACCACGAGCCGTTCCCGCACGAACGCGTGCTCTGCTTCGGCTTCATCTGGGCCGGCCTGGCCCTCTACACGGCCGACAGCATCTGGACCCAGCGCAAGCGGGTCGCCGCGCTCGGCCGCGATTGA
- a CDS encoding FKBP-type peptidyl-prolyl cis-trans isomerase, giving the protein MKSLAKLLFGLSLTMLAVSPAFAQREKLPPEDLEYVEQNWPDAKKTTTGIRYVVMRGEGQGEPARPGDKVSVNYVGRLLRGKIFDQNNSKERPFMVRVRRNEVIEGWDQILQLMRKGDKWLVIIPPELAYGTRGQPPDIPRASTLVFEMEILEIERTASNIPPPPEPKRKRKG; this is encoded by the coding sequence GTGAAATCTCTGGCTAAACTCCTTTTTGGACTCTCGCTGACCATGCTCGCGGTGTCCCCGGCCTTCGCGCAGCGCGAGAAGCTGCCTCCGGAGGACCTGGAATACGTCGAACAGAATTGGCCCGACGCCAAGAAGACGACGACCGGGATCCGCTATGTGGTCATGCGCGGTGAAGGCCAGGGCGAGCCGGCGCGGCCGGGCGACAAGGTCAGCGTCAATTACGTCGGCCGGCTCCTGCGCGGAAAGATCTTCGACCAGAACAACAGCAAGGAGCGCCCGTTCATGGTGCGGGTGCGCCGCAACGAGGTGATCGAGGGCTGGGACCAGATCCTGCAGCTGATGCGGAAGGGCGACAAATGGCTCGTGATCATTCCGCCGGAACTTGCCTACGGCACCCGTGGCCAGCCGCCGGATATTCCGCGCGCGTCGACGCTGGTGTTCGAGATGGAGATTCTCGAGATCGAGCGCACCGCTTCCAACATCCCGCCCCCGCCGGAGCCCAAGCGGAAGCGGAAGGGTTGA
- a CDS encoding Hsp20/alpha crystallin family protein codes for MSLLNTLIPSLSRSPASRPSENSTSEPTIRPAYEIKENPDAYGLTVYLPGVTKENLEITAEEGQLRVLGRRAWKRPEAWSVVYRESTDAPFELVLTHDNLIDPDKIVAELKDGILRVSLPKHEALKPRKITIA; via the coding sequence ATGTCTCTTCTCAACACTCTGATTCCCTCCCTCTCCCGTTCGCCTGCTTCGCGGCCGAGCGAGAACTCCACCAGCGAGCCGACGATCCGGCCGGCCTATGAGATCAAGGAAAACCCCGACGCGTACGGGCTGACCGTGTACCTGCCGGGCGTGACCAAGGAGAACCTCGAGATCACGGCCGAGGAAGGCCAGCTCCGGGTCCTGGGCCGGCGCGCCTGGAAGCGTCCGGAGGCTTGGTCGGTCGTGTACCGCGAGAGCACGGACGCTCCGTTCGAGCTGGTGCTCACGCACGACAACCTGATCGATCCCGACAAGATCGTGGCTGAGCTGAAGGATGGCATCCTGCGCGTTTCCCTGCCGAAGCACGAAGCGTTGAAGCCGCGCAAGATCACCATCGCCTGA